Proteins found in one Pseudopipra pipra isolate bDixPip1 chromosome 19, bDixPip1.hap1, whole genome shotgun sequence genomic segment:
- the RBFOX3 gene encoding RNA binding protein fox-1 homolog 3 isoform X3: protein MLCSMANSGCLLVSNSGMLPHSLPCPPAFLYLQQGNQDTTAPPDAMAQPYPPAQYPPPPQNGIPAEYAPPHPHPTQDYSGQSTVPEHAMTLYTPAQSHAEQPGTDASTQSIAGTQTVPQTDEAAQTDSQQLHSSDNTDKQQPKRLHVSNIPFRFRDPDLRQMFGQFGKILDVEIIFNERGSKGFGFVTFETSTDADRAREKLNGTIVEGRKIEVNNATARVMTNKKVANPYTNGWKLNPVVGAVYGPEFYAVTGFPYPTTGTAVAYRGAHLRGRGRAVYNTFRAAPPPPPIPTYGAVVYQDGFYGAEIYGGYAAYRYAQPAAAAAAYSDSYGRVYAAADPYHHTIGPAATYSIGTM from the exons ATGCTGTGCTCCATGGCTAACTCGGGCTGCCTCCTTGTCTCCAACTCAGGCATGCTTCCtcactctctcccctgtcctccAGCCTTCCTCTACCTCCAACAG GGTAACCAGGACACCACGGCTCCGCCGGACGCGATGGCTCAGCCCTACCCCCCGGCCCAGTACCCCCCGCCCCCCCAGAACGGAATCCCCGCAGAGTACGCACCACCGCACCCCCACCCCACGCAGGACTACTCGGGGCAGAGCACAGTACCAGAGCACGCCATGACCCTCTACACACCAGCACAGAGCCACGCCGAGCAGCCGGGCACCGACGCCAGCACACAGTCCATAGCAGGGACACAGACGGTACCG CAGACAGACGAGGCGGCACAGACAGACAGCCAGCAGCTACATTCCTCAGACAACACAGACAAGCAGCAGCCCAAGAGGTTACACGTCTCCAACATCCCCTTCCGATTCCGGGACCCTGACCTGCGGCAAATGTTTGGG CAATTCGGGAAGATACTGGATGTGGAGATCATTTTCAATGAGCGGGGCTCCAAG GGTTTTGGGTTTGTAACTTTTGAAACTAGCACAGATGCCGACCGGGCACGAGAGAAGCTGAATGGCACCATCGTAGAGGGCCGGAAGATTGAG GTGAACAATGCCACAGCCCGTGTCATGACCAACAAGAAGGTGGCCAACCCTTACACCAACG GCTGGAAGCTGAACCCGGTGGTGGGAGCAGTCTATGGCCCCGAATTCTACGCAG TAACGGGATTCCCATACCCCACCACGGGGACAGCTGTGGCCTACCGAGGGGCACACCTACGGGGACGGGGACGCGCCGTCTACAACACCTTCCgagctgcgccgccgccgccgcccatCCCCACCTACGGCGC GGTCGTCTACCAGGACGGGTTCTACGGAGCTGAGATCTAT ggGGGCTATGCTGCCTACAGGTACGCCCAGCCTgcggcagcagcggcagcgTACAGTGACAG TTACGGCAGAGTGTACGCAGCAGCAGACCCCTACCACCACACCATCGGCCCCGCCGCCACGTACAGCATCGGCACCATG TGA
- the RBFOX3 gene encoding RNA binding protein fox-1 homolog 3 isoform X2, translated as MLCSMANSGCLLVSNSGMLPHSLPCPPAFLYLQQGNQDTTAPPDAMAQPYPPAQYPPPPQNGIPAEYAPPHPHPTQDYSGQSTVPEHAMTLYTPAQSHAEQPGTDASTQSIAGTQTVPTDEAAQTDSQQLHSSDNTDKQQPKRLHVSNIPFRFRDPDLRQMFGQFGKILDVEIIFNERGSKGFGFVTFETSTDADRAREKLNGTIVEGRKIEVNNATARVMTNKKVANPYTNGWKLNPVVGAVYGPEFYAVTGFPYPTTGTAVAYRGAHLRGRGRAVYNTFRAAPPPPPIPTYGAVVYQDGFYGAEIYGGYAAYRYAQPAAAAAAYSDSYGRVYAAADPYHHTIGPAATYSIGTMASLYRGGYSRFTPY; from the exons ATGCTGTGCTCCATGGCTAACTCGGGCTGCCTCCTTGTCTCCAACTCAGGCATGCTTCCtcactctctcccctgtcctccAGCCTTCCTCTACCTCCAACAG GGTAACCAGGACACCACGGCTCCGCCGGACGCGATGGCTCAGCCCTACCCCCCGGCCCAGTACCCCCCGCCCCCCCAGAACGGAATCCCCGCAGAGTACGCACCACCGCACCCCCACCCCACGCAGGACTACTCGGGGCAGAGCACAGTACCAGAGCACGCCATGACCCTCTACACACCAGCACAGAGCCACGCCGAGCAGCCGGGCACCGACGCCAGCACACAGTCCATAGCAGGGACACAGACGGTACCG ACAGACGAGGCGGCACAGACAGACAGCCAGCAGCTACATTCCTCAGACAACACAGACAAGCAGCAGCCCAAGAGGTTACACGTCTCCAACATCCCCTTCCGATTCCGGGACCCTGACCTGCGGCAAATGTTTGGG CAATTCGGGAAGATACTGGATGTGGAGATCATTTTCAATGAGCGGGGCTCCAAG GGTTTTGGGTTTGTAACTTTTGAAACTAGCACAGATGCCGACCGGGCACGAGAGAAGCTGAATGGCACCATCGTAGAGGGCCGGAAGATTGAG GTGAACAATGCCACAGCCCGTGTCATGACCAACAAGAAGGTGGCCAACCCTTACACCAACG GCTGGAAGCTGAACCCGGTGGTGGGAGCAGTCTATGGCCCCGAATTCTACGCAG TAACGGGATTCCCATACCCCACCACGGGGACAGCTGTGGCCTACCGAGGGGCACACCTACGGGGACGGGGACGCGCCGTCTACAACACCTTCCgagctgcgccgccgccgccgcccatCCCCACCTACGGCGC GGTCGTCTACCAGGACGGGTTCTACGGAGCTGAGATCTAT ggGGGCTATGCTGCCTACAGGTACGCCCAGCCTgcggcagcagcggcagcgTACAGTGACAG TTACGGCAGAGTGTACGCAGCAGCAGACCCCTACCACCACACCATCGGCCCCGCCGCCACGTACAGCATCGGCACCATG GCTAGTCTATACCGAGGAGGGTACAGCCGCTTCACTCCCTACTAG
- the RBFOX3 gene encoding RNA binding protein fox-1 homolog 3 isoform X1, which yields MLCSMANSGCLLVSNSGMLPHSLPCPPAFLYLQQGNQDTTAPPDAMAQPYPPAQYPPPPQNGIPAEYAPPHPHPTQDYSGQSTVPEHAMTLYTPAQSHAEQPGTDASTQSIAGTQTVPQTDEAAQTDSQQLHSSDNTDKQQPKRLHVSNIPFRFRDPDLRQMFGQFGKILDVEIIFNERGSKGFGFVTFETSTDADRAREKLNGTIVEGRKIEVNNATARVMTNKKVANPYTNGWKLNPVVGAVYGPEFYAVTGFPYPTTGTAVAYRGAHLRGRGRAVYNTFRAAPPPPPIPTYGAVVYQDGFYGAEIYGGYAAYRYAQPAAAAAAYSDSYGRVYAAADPYHHTIGPAATYSIGTMASLYRGGYSRFTPY from the exons ATGCTGTGCTCCATGGCTAACTCGGGCTGCCTCCTTGTCTCCAACTCAGGCATGCTTCCtcactctctcccctgtcctccAGCCTTCCTCTACCTCCAACAG GGTAACCAGGACACCACGGCTCCGCCGGACGCGATGGCTCAGCCCTACCCCCCGGCCCAGTACCCCCCGCCCCCCCAGAACGGAATCCCCGCAGAGTACGCACCACCGCACCCCCACCCCACGCAGGACTACTCGGGGCAGAGCACAGTACCAGAGCACGCCATGACCCTCTACACACCAGCACAGAGCCACGCCGAGCAGCCGGGCACCGACGCCAGCACACAGTCCATAGCAGGGACACAGACGGTACCG CAGACAGACGAGGCGGCACAGACAGACAGCCAGCAGCTACATTCCTCAGACAACACAGACAAGCAGCAGCCCAAGAGGTTACACGTCTCCAACATCCCCTTCCGATTCCGGGACCCTGACCTGCGGCAAATGTTTGGG CAATTCGGGAAGATACTGGATGTGGAGATCATTTTCAATGAGCGGGGCTCCAAG GGTTTTGGGTTTGTAACTTTTGAAACTAGCACAGATGCCGACCGGGCACGAGAGAAGCTGAATGGCACCATCGTAGAGGGCCGGAAGATTGAG GTGAACAATGCCACAGCCCGTGTCATGACCAACAAGAAGGTGGCCAACCCTTACACCAACG GCTGGAAGCTGAACCCGGTGGTGGGAGCAGTCTATGGCCCCGAATTCTACGCAG TAACGGGATTCCCATACCCCACCACGGGGACAGCTGTGGCCTACCGAGGGGCACACCTACGGGGACGGGGACGCGCCGTCTACAACACCTTCCgagctgcgccgccgccgccgcccatCCCCACCTACGGCGC GGTCGTCTACCAGGACGGGTTCTACGGAGCTGAGATCTAT ggGGGCTATGCTGCCTACAGGTACGCCCAGCCTgcggcagcagcggcagcgTACAGTGACAG TTACGGCAGAGTGTACGCAGCAGCAGACCCCTACCACCACACCATCGGCCCCGCCGCCACGTACAGCATCGGCACCATG GCTAGTCTATACCGAGGAGGGTACAGCCGCTTCACTCCCTACTAG
- the RBFOX3 gene encoding RNA binding protein fox-1 homolog 3 isoform X5, whose product MLCSMANSGCLLVSNSGMLPHSLPCPPAFLYLQQGNQDTTAPPDAMAQPYPPAQYPPPPQNGIPAEYAPPHPHPTQDYSGQSTVPEHAMTLYTPAQSHAEQPGTDASTQSIAGTQTVPQTDEAAQTDSQQLHSSDNTDKQQPKRLHVSNIPFRFRDPDLRQMFGQFGKILDVEIIFNERGSKVNNATARVMTNKKVANPYTNGWKLNPVVGAVYGPEFYAVTGFPYPTTGTAVAYRGAHLRGRGRAVYNTFRAAPPPPPIPTYGAVVYQDGFYGAEIYGGYAAYRYAQPAAAAAAYSDSYGRVYAAADPYHHTIGPAATYSIGTMASLYRGGYSRFTPY is encoded by the exons ATGCTGTGCTCCATGGCTAACTCGGGCTGCCTCCTTGTCTCCAACTCAGGCATGCTTCCtcactctctcccctgtcctccAGCCTTCCTCTACCTCCAACAG GGTAACCAGGACACCACGGCTCCGCCGGACGCGATGGCTCAGCCCTACCCCCCGGCCCAGTACCCCCCGCCCCCCCAGAACGGAATCCCCGCAGAGTACGCACCACCGCACCCCCACCCCACGCAGGACTACTCGGGGCAGAGCACAGTACCAGAGCACGCCATGACCCTCTACACACCAGCACAGAGCCACGCCGAGCAGCCGGGCACCGACGCCAGCACACAGTCCATAGCAGGGACACAGACGGTACCG CAGACAGACGAGGCGGCACAGACAGACAGCCAGCAGCTACATTCCTCAGACAACACAGACAAGCAGCAGCCCAAGAGGTTACACGTCTCCAACATCCCCTTCCGATTCCGGGACCCTGACCTGCGGCAAATGTTTGGG CAATTCGGGAAGATACTGGATGTGGAGATCATTTTCAATGAGCGGGGCTCCAAG GTGAACAATGCCACAGCCCGTGTCATGACCAACAAGAAGGTGGCCAACCCTTACACCAACG GCTGGAAGCTGAACCCGGTGGTGGGAGCAGTCTATGGCCCCGAATTCTACGCAG TAACGGGATTCCCATACCCCACCACGGGGACAGCTGTGGCCTACCGAGGGGCACACCTACGGGGACGGGGACGCGCCGTCTACAACACCTTCCgagctgcgccgccgccgccgcccatCCCCACCTACGGCGC GGTCGTCTACCAGGACGGGTTCTACGGAGCTGAGATCTAT ggGGGCTATGCTGCCTACAGGTACGCCCAGCCTgcggcagcagcggcagcgTACAGTGACAG TTACGGCAGAGTGTACGCAGCAGCAGACCCCTACCACCACACCATCGGCCCCGCCGCCACGTACAGCATCGGCACCATG GCTAGTCTATACCGAGGAGGGTACAGCCGCTTCACTCCCTACTAG
- the RBFOX3 gene encoding RNA binding protein fox-1 homolog 3 isoform X7, whose translation MLCSMANSGCLLVSNSGMLPHSLPCPPAFLYLQQGNQDTTAPPDAMAQPYPPAQYPPPPQNGIPAEYAPPHPHPTQDYSGQSTVPEHAMTLYTPAQSHAEQPGTDASTQSIAGTQTVPQTDEAAQTDSQQLHSSDNTDKQQPKRLHVSNIPFRFRDPDLRQMFGQFGKILDVEIIFNERGSKVNNATARVMTNKKVANPYTNGWKLNPVVGAVYGPEFYAVTGFPYPTTGTAVAYRGAHLRGRGRAVYNTFRAAPPPPPIPTYGAVVYQDGFYGAEIYGGYAAYRYAQPAAAAAAYSDSYGRVYAAADPYHHTIGPAATYSIGTM comes from the exons ATGCTGTGCTCCATGGCTAACTCGGGCTGCCTCCTTGTCTCCAACTCAGGCATGCTTCCtcactctctcccctgtcctccAGCCTTCCTCTACCTCCAACAG GGTAACCAGGACACCACGGCTCCGCCGGACGCGATGGCTCAGCCCTACCCCCCGGCCCAGTACCCCCCGCCCCCCCAGAACGGAATCCCCGCAGAGTACGCACCACCGCACCCCCACCCCACGCAGGACTACTCGGGGCAGAGCACAGTACCAGAGCACGCCATGACCCTCTACACACCAGCACAGAGCCACGCCGAGCAGCCGGGCACCGACGCCAGCACACAGTCCATAGCAGGGACACAGACGGTACCG CAGACAGACGAGGCGGCACAGACAGACAGCCAGCAGCTACATTCCTCAGACAACACAGACAAGCAGCAGCCCAAGAGGTTACACGTCTCCAACATCCCCTTCCGATTCCGGGACCCTGACCTGCGGCAAATGTTTGGG CAATTCGGGAAGATACTGGATGTGGAGATCATTTTCAATGAGCGGGGCTCCAAG GTGAACAATGCCACAGCCCGTGTCATGACCAACAAGAAGGTGGCCAACCCTTACACCAACG GCTGGAAGCTGAACCCGGTGGTGGGAGCAGTCTATGGCCCCGAATTCTACGCAG TAACGGGATTCCCATACCCCACCACGGGGACAGCTGTGGCCTACCGAGGGGCACACCTACGGGGACGGGGACGCGCCGTCTACAACACCTTCCgagctgcgccgccgccgccgcccatCCCCACCTACGGCGC GGTCGTCTACCAGGACGGGTTCTACGGAGCTGAGATCTAT ggGGGCTATGCTGCCTACAGGTACGCCCAGCCTgcggcagcagcggcagcgTACAGTGACAG TTACGGCAGAGTGTACGCAGCAGCAGACCCCTACCACCACACCATCGGCCCCGCCGCCACGTACAGCATCGGCACCATG TGA
- the RBFOX3 gene encoding RNA binding protein fox-1 homolog 3 isoform X4: MLPHSLPCPPAFLYLQQGNQDTTAPPDAMAQPYPPAQYPPPPQNGIPAEYAPPHPHPTQDYSGQSTVPEHAMTLYTPAQSHAEQPGTDASTQSIAGTQTVPQTDEAAQTDSQQLHSSDNTDKQQPKRLHVSNIPFRFRDPDLRQMFGQFGKILDVEIIFNERGSKGFGFVTFETSTDADRAREKLNGTIVEGRKIEVNNATARVMTNKKVANPYTNGWKLNPVVGAVYGPEFYAVTGFPYPTTGTAVAYRGAHLRGRGRAVYNTFRAAPPPPPIPTYGAVVYQDGFYGAEIYGGYAAYRYAQPAAAAAAYSDSYGRVYAAADPYHHTIGPAATYSIGTMASLYRGGYSRFTPY, encoded by the exons ATGCTTCCtcactctctcccctgtcctccAGCCTTCCTCTACCTCCAACAG GGTAACCAGGACACCACGGCTCCGCCGGACGCGATGGCTCAGCCCTACCCCCCGGCCCAGTACCCCCCGCCCCCCCAGAACGGAATCCCCGCAGAGTACGCACCACCGCACCCCCACCCCACGCAGGACTACTCGGGGCAGAGCACAGTACCAGAGCACGCCATGACCCTCTACACACCAGCACAGAGCCACGCCGAGCAGCCGGGCACCGACGCCAGCACACAGTCCATAGCAGGGACACAGACGGTACCG CAGACAGACGAGGCGGCACAGACAGACAGCCAGCAGCTACATTCCTCAGACAACACAGACAAGCAGCAGCCCAAGAGGTTACACGTCTCCAACATCCCCTTCCGATTCCGGGACCCTGACCTGCGGCAAATGTTTGGG CAATTCGGGAAGATACTGGATGTGGAGATCATTTTCAATGAGCGGGGCTCCAAG GGTTTTGGGTTTGTAACTTTTGAAACTAGCACAGATGCCGACCGGGCACGAGAGAAGCTGAATGGCACCATCGTAGAGGGCCGGAAGATTGAG GTGAACAATGCCACAGCCCGTGTCATGACCAACAAGAAGGTGGCCAACCCTTACACCAACG GCTGGAAGCTGAACCCGGTGGTGGGAGCAGTCTATGGCCCCGAATTCTACGCAG TAACGGGATTCCCATACCCCACCACGGGGACAGCTGTGGCCTACCGAGGGGCACACCTACGGGGACGGGGACGCGCCGTCTACAACACCTTCCgagctgcgccgccgccgccgcccatCCCCACCTACGGCGC GGTCGTCTACCAGGACGGGTTCTACGGAGCTGAGATCTAT ggGGGCTATGCTGCCTACAGGTACGCCCAGCCTgcggcagcagcggcagcgTACAGTGACAG TTACGGCAGAGTGTACGCAGCAGCAGACCCCTACCACCACACCATCGGCCCCGCCGCCACGTACAGCATCGGCACCATG GCTAGTCTATACCGAGGAGGGTACAGCCGCTTCACTCCCTACTAG
- the RBFOX3 gene encoding RNA binding protein fox-1 homolog 3 isoform X6 → MAQPYPPAQYPPPPQNGIPAEYAPPHPHPTQDYSGQSTVPEHAMTLYTPAQSHAEQPGTDASTQSIAGTQTVPQTDEAAQTDSQQLHSSDNTDKQQPKRLHVSNIPFRFRDPDLRQMFGQFGKILDVEIIFNERGSKGFGFVTFETSTDADRAREKLNGTIVEGRKIEVNNATARVMTNKKVANPYTNGWKLNPVVGAVYGPEFYAVTGFPYPTTGTAVAYRGAHLRGRGRAVYNTFRAAPPPPPIPTYGAVVYQDGFYGAEIYGGYAAYRYAQPAAAAAAYSDSYGRVYAAADPYHHTIGPAATYSIGTMASLYRGGYSRFTPY, encoded by the exons ATGGCTCAGCCCTACCCCCCGGCCCAGTACCCCCCGCCCCCCCAGAACGGAATCCCCGCAGAGTACGCACCACCGCACCCCCACCCCACGCAGGACTACTCGGGGCAGAGCACAGTACCAGAGCACGCCATGACCCTCTACACACCAGCACAGAGCCACGCCGAGCAGCCGGGCACCGACGCCAGCACACAGTCCATAGCAGGGACACAGACGGTACCG CAGACAGACGAGGCGGCACAGACAGACAGCCAGCAGCTACATTCCTCAGACAACACAGACAAGCAGCAGCCCAAGAGGTTACACGTCTCCAACATCCCCTTCCGATTCCGGGACCCTGACCTGCGGCAAATGTTTGGG CAATTCGGGAAGATACTGGATGTGGAGATCATTTTCAATGAGCGGGGCTCCAAG GGTTTTGGGTTTGTAACTTTTGAAACTAGCACAGATGCCGACCGGGCACGAGAGAAGCTGAATGGCACCATCGTAGAGGGCCGGAAGATTGAG GTGAACAATGCCACAGCCCGTGTCATGACCAACAAGAAGGTGGCCAACCCTTACACCAACG GCTGGAAGCTGAACCCGGTGGTGGGAGCAGTCTATGGCCCCGAATTCTACGCAG TAACGGGATTCCCATACCCCACCACGGGGACAGCTGTGGCCTACCGAGGGGCACACCTACGGGGACGGGGACGCGCCGTCTACAACACCTTCCgagctgcgccgccgccgccgcccatCCCCACCTACGGCGC GGTCGTCTACCAGGACGGGTTCTACGGAGCTGAGATCTAT ggGGGCTATGCTGCCTACAGGTACGCCCAGCCTgcggcagcagcggcagcgTACAGTGACAG TTACGGCAGAGTGTACGCAGCAGCAGACCCCTACCACCACACCATCGGCCCCGCCGCCACGTACAGCATCGGCACCATG GCTAGTCTATACCGAGGAGGGTACAGCCGCTTCACTCCCTACTAG
- the RBFOX3 gene encoding RNA binding protein fox-1 homolog 3 isoform X8, which yields MAQPYPPAQYPPPPQNGIPAEYAPPHPHPTQDYSGQSTVPEHAMTLYTPAQSHAEQPGTDASTQSIAGTQTVPQTDEAAQTDSQQLHSSDNTDKQQPKRLHVSNIPFRFRDPDLRQMFGQFGKILDVEIIFNERGSKVNNATARVMTNKKVANPYTNGWKLNPVVGAVYGPEFYAVTGFPYPTTGTAVAYRGAHLRGRGRAVYNTFRAAPPPPPIPTYGAVVYQDGFYGAEIYGGYAAYRYAQPAAAAAAYSDSYGRVYAAADPYHHTIGPAATYSIGTM from the exons ATGGCTCAGCCCTACCCCCCGGCCCAGTACCCCCCGCCCCCCCAGAACGGAATCCCCGCAGAGTACGCACCACCGCACCCCCACCCCACGCAGGACTACTCGGGGCAGAGCACAGTACCAGAGCACGCCATGACCCTCTACACACCAGCACAGAGCCACGCCGAGCAGCCGGGCACCGACGCCAGCACACAGTCCATAGCAGGGACACAGACGGTACCG CAGACAGACGAGGCGGCACAGACAGACAGCCAGCAGCTACATTCCTCAGACAACACAGACAAGCAGCAGCCCAAGAGGTTACACGTCTCCAACATCCCCTTCCGATTCCGGGACCCTGACCTGCGGCAAATGTTTGGG CAATTCGGGAAGATACTGGATGTGGAGATCATTTTCAATGAGCGGGGCTCCAAG GTGAACAATGCCACAGCCCGTGTCATGACCAACAAGAAGGTGGCCAACCCTTACACCAACG GCTGGAAGCTGAACCCGGTGGTGGGAGCAGTCTATGGCCCCGAATTCTACGCAG TAACGGGATTCCCATACCCCACCACGGGGACAGCTGTGGCCTACCGAGGGGCACACCTACGGGGACGGGGACGCGCCGTCTACAACACCTTCCgagctgcgccgccgccgccgcccatCCCCACCTACGGCGC GGTCGTCTACCAGGACGGGTTCTACGGAGCTGAGATCTAT ggGGGCTATGCTGCCTACAGGTACGCCCAGCCTgcggcagcagcggcagcgTACAGTGACAG TTACGGCAGAGTGTACGCAGCAGCAGACCCCTACCACCACACCATCGGCCCCGCCGCCACGTACAGCATCGGCACCATG TGA